In one Halorubrum sp. CBA1229 genomic region, the following are encoded:
- a CDS encoding FAD-dependent oxidoreductase, whose protein sequence is MSDSYVIVGDGIAGASAAETLREQAPDAEITVLTDEGESLYNRILIKEYAKGKLPEAPISIHQEGWYDDHDVDLRLNTVVVDIDVENDAIHTHEGETFEYDTLLLAIGGTPQQLPVDNADADGIHHFWTFQDARKIKESVEDAEKAVIVGAGLLGIDFAAICGAQDVEAKYLMRGDNWWRYALSEEGAEIMHDAMRERGVEPVFGSGVDRFEVDDEGHVVAAVDPNGERHECDFAGVAIGLNFNTELVEDTPLELEDGVVVDEYMRTNVDNVFAAGDITTFNDLVLGERAKNGSWGSAKEQGTVAARNMLDYGSEEFRWVSSYSITHFDFPFLSFGHPTLGDDSVEATTAEGEWRRVALKDGKVVGGVLIGDLSPQSAFKQLMREGRDVSGQTELLMEPGFSVDDLAATTEQ, encoded by the coding sequence ATGAGCGATTCGTACGTGATCGTCGGGGACGGTATCGCGGGCGCGTCCGCGGCCGAGACGCTGCGCGAGCAAGCGCCTGACGCCGAGATCACGGTTCTCACCGACGAGGGGGAGTCCCTCTACAACCGGATCCTGATCAAAGAGTACGCGAAGGGGAAACTCCCCGAGGCCCCCATCTCGATCCACCAGGAGGGGTGGTACGACGACCACGACGTCGACCTCCGACTCAACACGGTCGTCGTCGACATCGACGTCGAGAACGACGCGATCCACACCCACGAGGGCGAGACGTTCGAGTACGACACGCTGCTGCTCGCGATCGGCGGCACGCCCCAGCAGCTCCCGGTCGACAACGCCGACGCCGACGGGATCCACCACTTCTGGACGTTCCAAGACGCCCGCAAAATTAAGGAGAGCGTCGAGGACGCCGAGAAGGCCGTCATCGTCGGCGCCGGCCTCCTCGGTATCGACTTCGCGGCCATCTGCGGCGCGCAGGACGTCGAGGCGAAGTACCTGATGCGCGGCGACAACTGGTGGCGCTACGCGCTCTCCGAGGAGGGCGCGGAGATCATGCACGACGCGATGCGCGAGCGCGGCGTCGAGCCCGTCTTCGGCTCCGGCGTCGACCGCTTCGAGGTCGACGACGAGGGCCACGTCGTGGCCGCGGTCGACCCGAACGGCGAGCGCCACGAGTGCGACTTCGCGGGCGTCGCCATCGGCCTGAACTTCAACACCGAGCTCGTCGAGGACACGCCGCTGGAGCTCGAGGACGGCGTTGTCGTCGACGAGTACATGCGCACCAACGTCGACAACGTGTTCGCCGCGGGCGACATCACCACTTTCAACGACCTGGTCCTCGGCGAGCGGGCGAAGAACGGCTCGTGGGGCTCGGCGAAAGAGCAGGGGACTGTCGCCGCCCGCAACATGCTCGACTACGGCAGCGAGGAGTTCAGGTGGGTCTCCTCGTACTCGATCACGCACTTCGACTTCCCGTTCCTCTCGTTCGGCCACCCGACACTCGGCGACGATTCGGTCGAGGCGACCACCGCCGAGGGCGAGTGGCGCCGCGTGGCGCTCAAGGACGGCAAGGTCGTCGGCGGCGTCCTCATCGGCGACCTCTCGCCGCAGTCCGCGTTCAAACAGCTCATGCGCGAGGGCCGCGACGTGAGCGGCCAGACGGAGCTCCTCATGGAGCCCGGCTTCTCGGTCGACGACCTGGCGGCGACGACAGAGCAGTAA
- a CDS encoding PAS domain S-box protein, whose product MPREPSADSPSPPGGGFAASFVEGCSDPVISVDGDGAVVYANPAVESVLGYDPAELRDGRFAELIPEGRDDERVRSLRRRLSSPAELAEAGGFACPLRHADGRTVAFSVRFHEHRPSGDPVYTGVFRDGVEEAAARDLRTFRNLVEHAGHAVYVTDTDGTIEYVNPAFTENTGYDPDEAVGETPAILNSGEMSDEYFGALWETIEAGGVWEEEIVDRRRDGETYHAHQTIAPVFDEDGDVSRFVAIQTDVTEQREAVGRLKQYRDVVEALGDPILLQNRDGEFELLNEAVSDFAGVPREELYGRDEFAFMDPETAAEIAERRREVLDREEPVEYEVSPTFERSDREATFNTRRSPYYDADGELAGTFAICRDITDMKRREAELERYERAVNGATDLIAAVDRDGRFLFANPQYRAYHEIGADDVRDLTLADVVDDDRFDDVERHVDRALRGQPVEYRTKRTHPVRGTRTFDVRYYPLEDPDGDGVAGVVGVLRDVTDSENRARQLSVVDRVLQHNLRNALTVIRGRATEIVETAPEVDGDSDGGDGDANGPDGGGDVAVAAEAASYIVSRADDLLTTSEKAHHITEILSDAPEVEPMDVGRAVDGVVESIAAEYPDADVSASTPANGKAVASATAWLDRALAELVRNAIVHHDGDPTVDVTVETTAEAIRVRIVDDGPGLTDMNRDVLETGRAVDALYHGSGLGLWLVYWVLQQSGGSATVEDVSPRGTAVTVTLSPAPERQRS is encoded by the coding sequence ATGCCACGCGAACCGTCCGCCGACTCCCCGTCGCCGCCGGGCGGCGGCTTCGCCGCTTCGTTCGTCGAGGGATGTTCTGATCCGGTCATCTCCGTCGACGGCGACGGCGCCGTCGTCTACGCGAACCCGGCAGTCGAGTCGGTCCTCGGCTACGACCCCGCCGAGCTTCGCGACGGGCGCTTCGCGGAGCTGATCCCCGAGGGGCGCGACGACGAGCGCGTCCGCTCGCTCCGGCGGCGGCTGTCGTCCCCCGCGGAGCTGGCCGAGGCCGGCGGCTTCGCCTGTCCCCTGCGGCACGCCGACGGGCGGACGGTCGCCTTCTCCGTGCGGTTCCACGAGCACCGCCCGTCCGGCGACCCCGTGTACACCGGGGTGTTTCGGGACGGCGTCGAGGAGGCGGCCGCACGCGACCTGCGGACCTTCCGTAACCTCGTCGAGCACGCCGGTCACGCCGTCTACGTCACCGACACCGACGGGACGATCGAGTACGTCAACCCGGCGTTCACCGAGAACACGGGGTACGATCCCGACGAGGCGGTCGGCGAGACGCCGGCGATACTCAACTCGGGTGAGATGTCCGACGAGTACTTCGGGGCGCTGTGGGAGACGATCGAGGCCGGCGGCGTGTGGGAGGAGGAGATCGTCGATCGCCGGCGCGACGGCGAGACGTACCACGCCCACCAGACGATCGCGCCGGTGTTCGACGAGGACGGCGACGTCTCCCGGTTCGTCGCGATCCAGACCGACGTGACGGAGCAGCGTGAGGCCGTCGGGCGGCTGAAGCAGTACCGCGACGTCGTCGAGGCGCTCGGCGATCCGATCCTTCTCCAGAATCGCGACGGCGAGTTCGAGCTGCTTAACGAGGCGGTGAGCGACTTCGCCGGCGTCCCCCGGGAGGAGCTGTACGGGAGGGACGAGTTCGCATTCATGGACCCCGAGACGGCGGCCGAGATCGCCGAGCGCCGGCGGGAGGTGCTCGACCGGGAGGAGCCGGTCGAGTACGAGGTGTCGCCGACGTTCGAGCGCAGCGACCGCGAGGCGACGTTCAACACGCGGCGGTCGCCCTACTACGACGCCGACGGCGAGTTGGCTGGCACCTTCGCGATCTGCCGGGATATCACCGACATGAAGCGCCGTGAGGCGGAGCTCGAGCGCTACGAACGCGCCGTCAACGGGGCGACCGACCTCATCGCCGCCGTCGACCGCGACGGTCGCTTCCTGTTCGCGAACCCCCAGTACCGGGCGTACCACGAGATCGGAGCCGACGACGTGCGGGACCTCACGCTCGCGGACGTCGTCGACGACGACCGGTTCGACGACGTGGAACGACACGTCGACCGCGCGCTGCGGGGTCAGCCCGTGGAGTACCGGACGAAGCGCACGCACCCCGTCCGCGGAACGCGCACGTTCGACGTCCGGTACTACCCGCTGGAGGACCCCGACGGAGACGGGGTCGCCGGCGTGGTCGGCGTCCTCAGAGACGTGACCGACAGCGAGAACCGGGCGCGCCAGCTCAGCGTCGTGGACCGGGTGCTTCAGCACAACCTCCGGAACGCGCTGACGGTGATCCGGGGACGGGCGACTGAGATCGTCGAAACGGCCCCCGAGGTCGACGGCGACTCCGACGGCGGCGACGGCGACGCCAACGGCCCCGACGGCGGCGGCGATGTCGCTGTCGCCGCCGAGGCGGCCTCGTACATCGTCTCGCGGGCGGACGACCTCCTGACGACGAGCGAGAAGGCCCACCACATCACCGAGATCCTGAGCGACGCGCCCGAGGTGGAGCCGATGGACGTGGGGCGTGCCGTCGACGGGGTGGTCGAGTCGATCGCCGCCGAGTACCCGGACGCGGACGTCTCGGCGTCGACGCCGGCCAACGGGAAGGCCGTCGCCTCGGCGACCGCGTGGCTCGACCGCGCGCTGGCGGAGCTCGTCCGGAACGCGATCGTCCACCACGACGGGGACCCGACCGTCGACGTGACCGTCGAGACGACCGCGGAGGCGATTCGGGTGCGAATCGTCGACGACGGCCCCGGCCTGACCGACATGAACCGCGACGTGCTCGAGACGGGGCGCGCCGTGGACGCGCTGTACCACGGGAGCGGGCTCGGCCTGTGGCTCGTCTACTGGGTCCTCCAGCAGTCGGGCGGGTCGGCGACGGTCGAGGATGTCTCGCCCCGCGGGACCGCGGTGACGGTGACGCTCTCTCCCGCGCCCGAGCGACAGCGCTCTTGA
- a CDS encoding molybdenum cofactor biosynthesis protein B: MSDAHDHDEEGDGHGEGEGHGESDRHHDEGHDHDHHHHDADSIAVAVMTVSSSRSLDEDPSGDYVAAAFEEAGHEVAVRELVPDEYDSVQGTVDRLARREDTDVVVTTGGTGVTPDDVTPEAVAGLFAKKLPGFGELFRRLSQEEIGTRTIGSRATAGIASATPVFCLPGSENAVRLGVDEIILSEVGHLVGLAGRGVDETGEEVKAEDAGEEEDDHDAGEEADAGGSADDGSD, encoded by the coding sequence ATGAGCGACGCGCACGACCACGACGAGGAGGGAGATGGTCACGGCGAGGGAGAGGGCCACGGCGAGAGCGACCGCCATCACGACGAGGGGCATGACCACGACCACCACCATCACGACGCCGATTCGATCGCGGTCGCGGTCATGACGGTGTCGTCCTCGCGCTCGCTCGACGAGGACCCCTCCGGCGACTACGTGGCCGCCGCCTTCGAGGAGGCCGGCCACGAGGTCGCCGTCCGCGAGCTGGTCCCCGACGAGTACGACAGCGTCCAGGGGACGGTAGACCGGCTGGCCCGCCGCGAGGACACGGACGTCGTCGTGACCACGGGCGGGACCGGCGTGACGCCCGACGACGTGACGCCGGAGGCGGTCGCCGGCCTCTTCGCGAAGAAGCTTCCCGGCTTCGGCGAGCTGTTCCGCCGGCTCTCGCAGGAGGAGATCGGGACGCGGACGATCGGCTCGCGGGCGACCGCCGGGATCGCCTCCGCCACGCCCGTCTTCTGTCTGCCCGGCTCCGAGAACGCGGTGCGGCTCGGCGTCGACGAGATCATCCTCTCCGAGGTCGGCCACCTCGTCGGGCTCGCCGGGCGGGGCGTCGACGAGACCGGCGAGGAGGTGAAGGCGGAAGACGCGGGCGAGGAAGAAGACGACCACGACGCGGGCGAAGAAGCGGACGCCGGCGGCTCGGCCGACGACGGCTCGGATTGA
- the trpG gene encoding anthranilate synthase component II: protein MNVVVVDNFDSFTYNLVEYVSDQTLGDEGAAGDGDDAGAEASGEPEPIDVTVFKNTASLAEIRDAEPDAILISPGPGHPKNERDVGVTTDVLRDLSPEVPTLGVCLGLEAAVYEYGGTVGHAPEPIHGKAFPVDHDGKGVFAGLDQGFRAGRYHSLAATEVPDAFAVTATTDHEGDEIVMGIRHRDHPIEAVQFHPESVLTAAGHDLIRNFLASI, encoded by the coding sequence ATGAACGTCGTCGTCGTCGACAACTTCGACTCGTTCACGTACAACCTCGTCGAGTACGTCTCGGACCAGACGCTCGGCGACGAGGGCGCGGCGGGCGACGGGGACGACGCCGGAGCCGAAGCGAGCGGCGAACCGGAGCCGATCGACGTGACGGTGTTTAAAAACACCGCGTCGCTCGCGGAGATCCGGGACGCCGAGCCGGACGCGATCCTCATCAGCCCCGGTCCCGGTCACCCGAAGAACGAGCGCGACGTGGGCGTGACGACCGACGTGCTCCGCGACCTCTCGCCCGAGGTCCCGACGCTCGGCGTCTGCCTCGGCCTCGAGGCCGCCGTGTACGAGTACGGCGGCACCGTCGGTCACGCCCCGGAGCCGATCCACGGGAAGGCGTTCCCGGTCGACCACGACGGGAAGGGGGTGTTCGCCGGGCTCGATCAGGGGTTCCGCGCCGGGCGGTACCACTCGCTGGCCGCCACCGAGGTCCCCGACGCCTTCGCGGTGACGGCGACGACGGACCACGAGGGCGACGAGATCGTGATGGGGATCCGCCACCGCGACCACCCGATCGAGGCGGTGCAGTTCCATCCGGAGAGCGTGTTGACCGCTGCGGGCCACGACCTGATCCGGAACTTCCTCGCGTCTATTTAA